One Thermoplasma volcanium GSS1 genomic window carries:
- a CDS encoding phosphoglycerol geranylgeranyltransferase — MTILKQMMRKLKNEKIHMTLIDPAAKSPDESAKIAKEAEMAGTDFIMVGGSTDIDERLMDQTVSAIKENTNLKVILFPGSSNMISRHADAIFFMSLLNSSDREFIVGHQVKASKFLSLLGIEKIPMAYLVFSPGMTVGRVGKANLIDSFDRETALSYSLAAQYMGFKLIYFEAGSGAPRPVSEDTISYVKSKINIPLIVGGGIRDPETAMRIALAGADMIVTGSIAEKSNNVYSVLRNIIGKIKSIEIKNSV; from the coding sequence ATGACTATACTGAAGCAGATGATGAGAAAGCTAAAAAATGAAAAAATACACATGACATTGATAGATCCCGCAGCTAAATCACCTGATGAATCGGCAAAAATAGCTAAGGAAGCAGAGATGGCTGGGACCGACTTCATAATGGTAGGCGGCTCTACTGACATAGACGAAAGGCTTATGGATCAAACAGTTTCAGCTATAAAGGAGAATACTAACCTCAAGGTCATCCTTTTTCCTGGATCATCGAACATGATATCGAGACACGCAGACGCAATATTCTTCATGAGCCTTTTAAATTCTTCCGACAGAGAGTTTATAGTGGGCCATCAGGTAAAAGCATCAAAATTCCTTTCGCTTTTGGGCATAGAAAAAATACCTATGGCTTACCTCGTCTTCTCCCCAGGAATGACCGTTGGCCGTGTTGGGAAGGCAAACCTCATTGATAGTTTTGATCGCGAGACGGCCTTGTCTTATAGTCTAGCAGCTCAATATATGGGTTTCAAACTTATATACTTTGAAGCTGGAAGCGGAGCTCCGAGGCCTGTCAGTGAGGATACGATATCTTATGTTAAATCAAAGATAAATATACCACTCATAGTTGGTGGCGGAATAAGAGACCCTGAAACTGCAATGAGGATAGCCCTAGCAGGAGCCGACATGATAGTTACTGGAAGCATCGCTGAAAAAAGCAACAACGTTTACTCTGTACTCAGGAACATTATAGGAAAAATAAAAAGCATTGAAATAAAAAATTCGGTTTAA
- a CDS encoding UbiA family prenyltransferase — translation MSRFSIVRPVNGFMGFISTYISAFIAIGYAVTSHLLPVTLAAFSVFLVTSGGNIINDIVDIDVDRVNHPNRPLVTGEIRVSSAKFIASAMFAVAIVLSLLISFIATGIVVLAIMLLIFYELYFKKTGLPGNTVISLLIGLIFVFGGISVSSYGKMIFLFVLAFTSNMSREIIKDVEDVNGDKDRITFPKKYGVKKALLVSDIIIGVLILVSFIPYLLKILSIYYLYVVIVADAIFILSGIFSSRNPSIGQKVSKYAMIVGMASFLAGAF, via the coding sequence ATGAGCAGATTTTCCATCGTGAGGCCGGTAAACGGCTTCATGGGTTTCATATCCACGTACATATCCGCTTTTATAGCTATTGGATATGCTGTTACGAGCCATCTCCTGCCCGTTACATTGGCAGCTTTTTCAGTTTTTCTTGTGACGTCTGGAGGCAATATAATTAATGATATAGTAGATATCGATGTGGATAGGGTCAACCACCCGAATAGGCCATTGGTAACTGGTGAAATAAGAGTTTCCAGCGCAAAATTTATTGCATCTGCAATGTTCGCAGTTGCAATTGTTCTCTCTCTGTTAATATCGTTTATTGCAACAGGCATAGTGGTTTTGGCTATCATGCTGCTCATATTTTACGAGTTATACTTTAAGAAGACTGGCCTACCAGGGAACACGGTTATAAGCCTGCTTATTGGGCTTATTTTCGTGTTCGGCGGTATTTCAGTTTCATCCTATGGAAAGATGATCTTTCTCTTCGTTCTTGCCTTTACGTCAAATATGTCCCGTGAGATAATAAAAGACGTTGAGGACGTAAACGGAGATAAGGACAGAATAACTTTTCCTAAAAAATATGGAGTAAAAAAAGCGCTACTAGTATCTGATATTATCATAGGTGTACTGATTTTAGTATCATTTATACCATATCTATTGAAAATACTCTCAATTTACTACCTTTACGTTGTTATAGTCGCTGATGCTATATTCATTTTATCAGGTATTTTTTCAAGCCGCAACCCATCTATAGGCCAGAAAGTCTCAAAGTATGCAATGATAGTTGGTATGGCTTCATTCCTTGCGGGTGCATTTTAA
- a CDS encoding tRNA (guanine(26)-N(2))-dimethyltransferase has translation MRITEGSAVIEVPEAYSGPGRRSPGFYNADQVLNRDLTIDLINEFGVEKVLDGFGGSGVRGIRISLETKAKVVIAEISPSSCEIIKQNIAINNAEADLIHDNFQCVSSHIAFDYIDVDPYGSPVPYLDAAIMNVRKGGYLGITATDQSTLTGSTLNKTRRRYGAYIVNDIYRHEMGIRTLIGYIARRAAAFDRYIEPQLSIWNHHYYRVFVKVGKGVNGADKMIENIGYLNKHTTIDNSFKDVNEGPVWLSNLNNAELLEKIRDPRVSKKIEMIKHDNRLLFVDLTDIARKTSLSLPPLAKVMDEIMKHGYEAHRTSFSPTGIKTDCPYAEVSEILKAYAKR, from the coding sequence ATGAGAATAACTGAAGGCAGTGCCGTAATAGAAGTCCCGGAGGCTTACTCTGGGCCCGGCAGAAGATCTCCAGGTTTTTACAACGCTGACCAAGTGCTCAATAGAGACTTAACCATAGATCTAATCAACGAATTTGGAGTTGAAAAGGTCTTAGACGGGTTCGGCGGTTCAGGTGTTAGGGGAATACGTATATCCCTTGAGACGAAAGCAAAGGTTGTGATAGCTGAAATTTCACCCAGTTCCTGCGAAATAATAAAACAAAATATTGCTATAAACAACGCCGAAGCTGATCTTATCCACGATAATTTCCAGTGCGTCTCTTCCCATATCGCCTTCGATTACATTGATGTTGATCCATACGGATCTCCTGTGCCTTATCTAGATGCCGCTATAATGAATGTAAGAAAAGGAGGATACCTTGGGATCACTGCCACTGACCAATCTACACTTACCGGATCCACACTAAATAAAACAAGGAGAAGGTATGGCGCCTATATAGTCAACGACATATATAGGCACGAAATGGGCATCCGAACACTTATAGGGTATATCGCGAGAAGAGCTGCTGCATTTGACAGATACATAGAACCGCAATTGTCCATATGGAACCATCATTATTATAGGGTTTTCGTAAAAGTGGGAAAAGGCGTTAATGGGGCAGACAAAATGATTGAAAATATTGGATATTTAAACAAGCACACTACGATCGATAATTCGTTCAAAGATGTAAATGAAGGCCCTGTATGGCTATCCAATCTTAATAACGCAGAACTCTTGGAAAAGATAAGAGATCCAAGGGTGAGCAAAAAGATAGAGATGATAAAGCATGATAATAGGCTGCTCTTCGTTGACCTGACAGATATTGCAAGGAAAACATCGCTAAGCCTACCGCCACTAGCCAAAGTAATGGATGAAATAATGAAACACGGATACGAGGCGCATAGGACATCATTTTCGCCAACTGGCATAAAAACTGACTGCCCTTATGCTGAAGTATCTGAAATATTGAAGGCCTATGCGAAGCGATAG
- a CDS encoding NTPase, which yields MIEMAIKIGITGPVGSIKAEALQKIIGMLQNDGLNVQGVLISKVSDDGKLTGYTIEDILTKKKVQFCDEKFVSRVKIDKLGVDTRLLEEILIPSLQKARESADVIIIDEVGKLENTTKKIHSEIEETLKCGKPLIVTLHKRSRNPVLQEIKSLEGVRVFDITPINKNILPFKVMHVLKGEE from the coding sequence ATGATCGAAATGGCAATAAAAATTGGAATTACTGGACCTGTGGGTTCGATAAAGGCCGAAGCGCTTCAAAAAATCATAGGCATGCTCCAAAACGACGGTTTGAACGTTCAAGGTGTGCTAATATCTAAGGTATCGGACGACGGCAAGCTCACTGGCTACACCATAGAAGATATTCTTACAAAGAAAAAAGTACAGTTCTGTGATGAGAAGTTTGTATCGAGGGTAAAAATAGACAAGCTAGGCGTTGACACTAGACTTCTTGAAGAGATTCTTATACCCAGTTTGCAAAAGGCCAGGGAAAGCGCAGACGTAATTATAATAGATGAAGTAGGGAAGCTCGAGAATACAACTAAAAAAATACACTCAGAAATAGAAGAGACACTAAAATGTGGAAAGCCGCTTATCGTGACACTACACAAGAGATCAAGGAATCCAGTGCTCCAGGAAATAAAGAGCCTGGAAGGTGTAAGAGTATTTGATATAACGCCAATAAACAAGAACATACTCCCATTCAAAGTTATGCACGTTTTGAAGGGCGAAGAATGA
- a CDS encoding dihydroneopterin aldolase family protein produces the protein MKDPAAHYFKCTSRERAIFEAGIKLGTVYHQYVGIPLNQSNISSLEKAIRDSIMVQPFVVEAEVKIDPNVNNKKPGVYKYLTLSGEMLDVMVKVDYEGSVVKARLRYVPEMDYPLMYIEE, from the coding sequence ATGAAGGATCCAGCCGCCCATTATTTTAAATGTACCTCAAGGGAAAGAGCCATATTTGAAGCAGGAATAAAGTTGGGGACAGTATATCACCAGTACGTCGGCATCCCGCTGAACCAGTCCAATATATCTTCGTTAGAGAAGGCCATTAGAGATAGCATAATGGTTCAGCCATTTGTTGTCGAAGCTGAGGTTAAGATAGATCCGAATGTAAATAATAAAAAACCTGGGGTTTACAAATACTTAACGCTTTCTGGTGAAATGCTTGACGTAATGGTAAAAGTCGATTATGAAGGCTCTGTGGTGAAGGCAAGGCTGAGGTATGTTCCGGAGATGGATTATCCTCTGATGTATATTGAGGAATGA
- a CDS encoding ATP-dependent helicase, which produces METTLVSAGPGTGKTTSLSSKYVSLVKSGVDQNDILCLTFTNKAVDNMREAILKTAQREGVELELHKLNVHTFHSFAFHFVKNLGYRDIINHNFLRKLIYDYLTNNHVFNYDRSYIIDRMVPSIENAIRYVKSYNIGRIEDPQNILNSVREDMDRVIKEKKIDKLTLDQAEIFMTHFINIINLYEQEKENRKVIDYNDMLIKFINLSEKPHYKYVLIDELQDVSDLEAKIAGSVAENIYAVGDKKQSIFGFQGGGFSNFISNFPNHQLKYLTEDHRNGKAILKYAKEFFKKSTKGGLDEDLEKLTSVRDHDGYVEVIEGSYSDILSVLDRFPRGSVGIIARTNAQVINISKVLDSHGIKYSSSATSSNSEMAKNDVLDFLRMILFDDDDFLIKGLFTPFSGLSIAEAYNIKESVESGNSSLLNFTTLNSIKKKFSVSGIKELLQIFENVVLPVAVSLGSDYYGTAKRIYMNLQEYLYMYGINDRQDLLNYLEVCDQELTESSNTERISVLTVHKAKGLEFDHVIYLPKTTRDNFSVVDLCAYELIREKTKRDISTELEDEDTRVDFVAITRPVHTLIIITDHLERYANKYAIKSGKPTAPSTEHYSITSVDPNIEAYSAFINGRFDQAINALDRYAWIRNLIRDNMKKNNVISFSLLQSLQDPFQFLKEHILGLKYKVPAMKQGSEIHTLAELLFKKESTELEIPPNYRPQYDNILKVIDDMQKRYGAVQISAEEEVTLPGQYLLPEAKSFILYGKLDAVFQSGDYYYIVDYKTDKTTTRQKEHTKQLHFYKTIYSKSQSLDRSKIKTLIAYISLRTPVNTGKVDYRLEEVDNPNSINLEEEIRKYITFTEDPDKFIEYLLNFNRVNHNVDDSLVARILGYLKHR; this is translated from the coding sequence ATGGAGACAACACTTGTATCTGCAGGTCCTGGTACAGGAAAAACAACTAGCCTCTCCAGTAAATACGTCAGTCTAGTAAAATCTGGCGTTGATCAAAATGATATACTCTGCCTAACGTTTACAAACAAGGCCGTTGATAATATGAGGGAAGCAATTCTAAAAACTGCCCAAAGGGAAGGTGTAGAACTAGAATTACACAAACTTAATGTCCATACATTCCATAGCTTTGCTTTTCACTTTGTAAAAAATTTAGGTTATAGAGATATTATAAACCACAATTTTTTGAGAAAGCTAATCTATGATTATCTTACAAATAACCATGTCTTTAACTACGATAGATCGTACATAATTGATAGAATGGTTCCGAGCATAGAAAATGCAATAAGATACGTGAAAAGCTATAACATAGGCCGTATCGAAGATCCACAGAATATTTTGAATTCCGTCCGTGAGGACATGGATCGTGTCATTAAAGAGAAAAAGATAGATAAATTAACATTGGATCAAGCTGAAATATTTATGACTCATTTCATAAATATAATAAATTTATATGAACAGGAAAAAGAAAACCGAAAGGTTATAGATTACAACGATATGCTTATCAAATTCATCAATCTTTCTGAAAAACCACATTACAAATACGTATTAATCGACGAGTTGCAGGATGTCTCAGATCTTGAGGCTAAGATTGCCGGATCAGTTGCAGAAAATATCTATGCAGTAGGGGATAAAAAACAATCGATATTTGGTTTCCAAGGTGGTGGTTTCTCAAATTTCATATCTAATTTCCCGAATCACCAACTCAAATACTTAACAGAAGATCACAGGAACGGAAAAGCAATATTAAAATATGCCAAGGAATTTTTTAAAAAAAGTACTAAGGGCGGCCTTGATGAGGATCTTGAGAAGTTGACAAGCGTAAGGGATCATGATGGATACGTCGAAGTAATTGAAGGCTCTTATTCTGATATCCTAAGCGTTTTGGATAGATTTCCGAGAGGGTCTGTTGGGATAATAGCTAGGACAAATGCACAAGTTATCAATATATCAAAAGTCCTAGATTCACATGGGATTAAATATTCATCGAGCGCAACTTCGTCAAATAGCGAAATGGCGAAAAATGATGTATTAGATTTTCTCCGTATGATACTTTTTGACGATGATGATTTTTTAATTAAAGGTCTTTTTACACCTTTTAGTGGATTGTCAATTGCAGAAGCCTATAATATAAAGGAAAGCGTTGAAAGCGGCAACTCGAGTCTTCTAAATTTCACTACGTTAAATTCCATAAAGAAAAAATTTAGTGTAAGCGGTATCAAGGAACTCCTTCAAATATTCGAAAACGTAGTACTCCCTGTAGCAGTATCTTTAGGCTCTGACTATTATGGGACAGCTAAGAGGATTTACATGAACTTGCAGGAATACCTCTATATGTATGGAATAAATGACAGGCAAGATCTTCTTAATTATTTAGAAGTGTGCGATCAAGAACTGACGGAATCTTCGAATACTGAAAGGATCTCTGTATTAACAGTGCATAAGGCAAAAGGTCTCGAATTTGATCATGTAATTTATCTTCCAAAGACTACTAGGGATAATTTTAGCGTTGTAGATCTTTGTGCCTATGAACTTATAAGGGAAAAAACTAAAAGAGATATATCGACAGAACTTGAAGACGAAGATACAAGGGTAGATTTTGTAGCTATAACTAGGCCGGTACATACGTTAATAATTATAACTGACCATTTGGAAAGATATGCCAACAAATATGCGATTAAATCGGGAAAACCAACAGCACCTTCGACTGAACATTACTCCATTACTAGTGTAGATCCAAACATAGAAGCTTATTCAGCCTTCATCAACGGCAGGTTTGATCAGGCTATTAACGCTCTAGATAGATATGCTTGGATAAGGAACCTTATACGCGATAATATGAAGAAAAACAACGTTATTTCATTCTCTCTTTTGCAGAGCTTGCAAGATCCGTTTCAATTCCTAAAGGAGCACATCCTTGGATTGAAGTACAAAGTGCCAGCAATGAAGCAAGGTTCGGAGATACACACACTCGCCGAACTTTTGTTCAAAAAGGAATCAACAGAGTTAGAAATTCCACCGAATTATCGACCCCAATATGATAATATACTGAAGGTCATTGATGATATGCAGAAGAGGTACGGTGCAGTGCAAATATCGGCGGAGGAAGAGGTGACTTTACCTGGACAATATTTGCTGCCAGAGGCTAAATCGTTTATCCTATATGGAAAGCTGGACGCAGTTTTTCAGTCCGGGGACTACTATTACATAGTTGATTATAAAACAGATAAAACCACGACTCGGCAGAAAGAACACACGAAACAGCTTCATTTTTACAAAACCATATACAGCAAAAGCCAATCTTTAGACCGATCAAAAATTAAGACTCTAATAGCATACATATCATTAAGAACACCAGTAAATACGGGTAAAGTTGATTATCGTTTGGAGGAAGTCGATAATCCAAATAGCATAAATCTGGAAGAAGAGATAAGAAAATACATAACATTCACGGAGGATCCAGATAAGTTTATAGAGTATTTACTCAATTTCAACCGGGTAAACCATAATGTGGATGATTCATTGGTTGCCAGGATACTCGGATATCTAAAACACAGATAA